GTGAGTAATCCGACATTAATAGCTATTGTGCTGGAACGCGTTGCGCGGCCTGGTGAAAAGGCAACGGTGTGCAAAACGTGGTGCAGCCGCCGCCATCTTCACCCTTTCTTGCCGACTTGATTGCCTCGCCGACCCAAACACCAACATCCAAAATTTGACATAGCACCGCAATCATGGCGCCCGCACCTGCCGCCGAAGCCTCGTATCGCAAAGATGAGAAGGTTTTCTGCTTCCACCATGAGTTGCTCTACGAGGCCAAGGTCACTGATGTGAAGCCGAACGAGGGTGACGACAAGAAGACTGGCTTCCAGTACAAGGTCCACTACAAAGGATGGAAGAACACGTATGTACTTTGATCTTTTCGACTTTGCGTTTGCCCTCAAGGCTTCCGTTTGGCGGCCTCGTTGTGGTTGCCCCTCACCCACACCGCAACCTGAGGTCAACCACTTCAACGTCATGGCGAGCCAGCATGCCCGCTACTCACGGCAGCACATCACTCCGTCTCGGACAACCACCACTTCTCTTCGATCTTTTCTTGCTGACGACCCACCAGCTGGGACGACTGGGTGCCTGAAGATCGTTTGCGTAAGCTCACTTCGGAGAACCGAGAGTTGGCAAACAACTTAAGGCACGAGATGCTCCAAGCACAGCGTGCCGCTCGAGCGCAACCGCCGCCTACTAAAAAGAAGGCCCAAGGCTCGACTCGAGGGAGCGAAGAGCGCCAGACTTCTGTTTCTGCCCCACCCCGTGGTCAAAAGCGCATGCGTGACCAGGACCTCGAAAAGGTACGTTTGTCGTATATAGAGTGATCCTAGATTGACTGGGCGTTCTTCCCACCTCAGCATCATGCTAACTCCCCCACTGGAGGAGGTGTTCCAGAACAAGCGCGCTGTGCGCATCTACATGCCAGATCGGTTGAAGAGTCTTCTGGTCGATGATTGGGAAAACATTACCAAAAACCTGCAGCTCGTTCAGCTTCCAGCGAGCAAGCCTGCAGCCGTCATTTTGGACGAGTACTTTGCATCTGCCACCTCGACAGGAAATCGCAACAGTACCGAAACCGACATCCTCGAAGAGGTAGTCCAAGGCCTGAAAGAGTACTTCAACAGGAGCCTTGGGCGACTTCTCCTTTACCGATTCGAACGCGAGCAATTCTACGACATTACCACTCAGATCGAGCAGCCGACAAACGACCTCGCTGGCAAGTCGTTAGCGGACATTTACGGCGGCGAGCATCTCTTGCGCCTCTTCGGTAGGCCAATGCTCAAGCAGCTTCCACCTTGGAACTTGCTAACCAGCCTGTAGTGTCAATGCCTGAGCTCATCGCCCAAACGAACATGGACATCCAGGCTGTCAACCGCCTTCGCGAAGAGCTTAGCGGGATGACGACATGGCTTTCAAAGGAGCCCCAGGTCAACGCTTTCTTCTCTTCCGTCTATGAGAGCCCCGGGCAGGCGTACATCGACAAGGTCAAGAGCAGTATTTGAGCATATCGTTTCCTCCCTGTGTCTTGATGGATTTGCATCGCTACTCTTGCCTGTGTTAGTTCGAGGCGCTTGGTATCCGGCATGCGGCCTGCTTGACCTACCACGCAGCTACGGCGTCTGGCGCAATGTACACTACTTTATCTGATTCGGACTGTCATTGCCCCTTGATTACACCTTCCAACACCTTGACAGCCCATTCCAAGCACACTCCCATATCTCCCTCCGCTTCCCGCGGCATACCATGGATGTGCGTCCTTTTGCAAACCTGTTCATCCAACTCCGCATCCACATCTCCACCCTCGAACAAGAACTTGTGGTCTTTGACATAGTTTGGCCACACGATCTCATCCACATAGCCCGGCGGATCCTCCCAGAATCCCTCGAGCGTGACATAGCCACTCCTCGCTTCTCGCCTCTTCTTCGCCGTCTGATAGCTTGTGCGTAGAAAGAGTCGCACGTCGAACAGCTCCCGCACGTCCCTCATATCCTCGCTGAACAACAAGAACCCATCGACGATGCAGATCCGGCGCTCCCGCCAGTCCGGATGAGCACTCACCAACGCCTCGACCTGCCCTCTCAGCTCCTCAATCAGGCGCTCAGACACGCCGTGCTCGCCCACACTGTTCTGATCCTCCTTGCTGACCAGCCAGTCCGGACTCCGTCCGTGCTCTCTGATGTGTTGCAGCGCTGACCTCAGGCCAGCGAGGTCGAGCGACTCGAGACAGTCCCAGTCTTGCACGCCGTCCTTGACGGGAATCTCGGCGTCGGTCAGGTAGAAGTCGTCCAGGTGCAGGATCGTGAGTTGTTTGGGTGGGAAGATGTCGCGGAGCAGGCGGGAGAGCGTGGTTTTTCCTGACGAGGAGGGCCCGGATATGCCGACTAAGAGGGTTGGTTGTGACATGGCCGCGTTGAGACCCAGGTATGGTGGGGCTTTGGTCTGTGGTGTGTTGATGAGGCGGCAGTCCAGCCAGGGGATGCTTTCGGGGTCTATCCTTTTCACCCAACCTGGACCTGGGCCAAGGAACGAGCTCCACGGCGTTTGGGGCTGTTGTATACGGAGCTCAAAAACGTGACTGCTGATGCTGACGGGGCTGGTGGCAGGTGGGGTGTGGGGGTTTGATCGTTTGATCGCCGGCTCGGTTCAGGCGCTTCAGGGTCCACCCTAGTTTTCGAAGCTCTGCAACAGGCGCCTCTGTCTGCTGTCAACACTTCGGTTGCAGCCCCGAAGGTCGCTCCTTGTGACCGCTCCGAGCCGGTCTTGTGCCATGGATCCTTCACCGCTGACACAGGTGTCAAGGCCTGAGCTATTCCAGCCCAAGATCATCAGCCTCTACGAAACGCTGTTCAAGGTGCGCATGCGCGCGCGCCAGGTTGGCGTCGTGAAGTGGCTGACCGGCAATGCAGGAAGACGATGAGGACGTCGAGCTCACCGAGGGCTTCTGGCAGGAGTTCTTCTTGCACCGTCCAGACTCAGCCGGCCTGAAGCGCATACTGGGCTCGGTGTCCCCCGACGAGATGCTGCACCTCCAGGCGCATTCCCAGCAGCTCTTCCGCCGCGCCATACAGCGAGTCAAGCAGGCCAGACCGCCGTCAGACGAGGTTGCCCTCGAGGTACGAACACGCCGAAGCCCGTGAAAACATGCAATGGCTCACTGGCCAGACCTTGACAGTCTTTCTAGACGCCGCCTTGACGAAGAAGTACACCAACCCAAGCGCCGACATCATCGCCGTCCTCGCTGGTCTGCACGATGCCGACGCCGTCATGACCGACTTCATAGCCACGCTGGACGCAGTGATACGGACCGGGCGCACGCGTACGCAAAACACTCCTGTAGCCGCCGTAAGCGCTGACCAGACCCAGTGGCCCTACGACGCAAAGCTGTACGAGCGACCCTCTCCATAACCGCGGCTGGCTTCCACACAGCTCTGCCATCCTACTTCACGCACCGCGATCTCTTCCCCTCGCTCATGAAGTACATCCAAGATGCAGACGACAGTGCCCAGGTGCTCCCTGCATTGTACCTCCTCGGCCTCCTTACCAACTACAACAAATTCGAGTTCCAGAACCCTTACAGACTGCGACTAGACGATTTCGTAAACGACGCCATCATACGAGACATGATAACTTGTTTTGGAACAACATGCCAGGACATACGGGACGTGTACGTAGCGATCCAGGACGACGTGCCAGAGGCTTGGTCGCTAGGTTCGACCTTGAGGACAATTGGATTGCGAGTGCTTGCGCCAGGCTCGCGGCCAACCACGCCCACGCCAAATCCAGAAGAGACCAAATCACTGTTTGCCGCGCTGCCCGGGCCTGAGATGGGCGTACTCCTCTGCACTTATGATTTCGTCAATGCGAACAAGCTGTTCTGCTTCAATTTAGCGTCGCAACCAGCAGCAACGAAGGGAGCACCCTCACCATTCAGCGCCTACCTGTCCATGACTTCGTATCTACTCCAGCATGCGCATAGATCTACGAGGTCTGCCTTGTACACACACCTCTGTCTGTTCATGTTGCAGATACTGGTCGAAGACAAAGAGCTCGTCAAGCGGCTATGTAGTGACGACGGCAAGTTGTCTGTCCGCATGTGCCGCCAAAGACAGCCTTTCCTGCCACAGGTCACAGGCGATCGAGTTCCGGCTACGGTTATTCTGGATCTTATGATCGATGGCATCAACCACAACCTGCGACGACGGCTCGATGTCGACTTCTACATGTATGTGCGCGGTGCTTTACCACGATCCCTAACTGACACAAGACAGCCTATCCCTCGGCATCCTGCTGCGCCTTCTCTCATACCTCAGCCGCACCAAGACTCGCCTCGCGTACCACTGGTCTGAACTTTGGAGAACGCTCTTGTCCCTCCTTCGCTTCCTGACACAATATGAAAGCGACATCAAGTCAAATTACAAATCCAACAAGATGATTGACGTCCTCGTCAACCTACTCGCTTTCGCTCTATCAAGTGGGGAGAACTTCCTTCCGGACCCTGCATCCTACGACGACCTCTTCTACAAGCTTGTCGAGACAGGAGATATCCTGACAAAGTTTAGAGATACATTTAGGCTGGGCAGTTCTGGCGCAATGCAGATCTTGGTAAATGTATCATCGCACTATCACTCTTTACTATCGGATGGCAAGAAAGGAAAGCACTTTAGTCCTGAAGAAGTCAGTGTTGTGATCAAGCAAGGCTACGAGACTTTGTCCATCGATTCGAGCGAAGGGCTAGATGGATGGGACAAGTTTCGAGAAGCTGATTTCAAGACAATGCTGAAGAAGATTGCAAGAGCTGCAGTGGAAGATGCGAAAGCATTGAACGAAGAGCAATAAATCTGCGTTTGCTTGGCGGTGTCGCAACTGTCATTCCTCCGCGAAATCGTCTGGTGTCAAGACTCCCTTCCTGAGCGTGCTCGTTTCGTACCTGCCTTGATCATGAAGATGACATATTGCGTGTTACTGCCAACATCTCCACTACACCACTTCGACATCGTCACACCAAACATTGCGCATCCAGCACATCAGCTATTCACATTCACTCTTAGCAGTCTCATCGTTACCGCCACCATGGGCGACATCACTGGGCAACAACAAGGTGAGCTTCTTTCGACTGAGGAAACTCGACTCTCGCTCCCAGCATCAGGCATAAATAATGCCTCGACACCATCCCGAGACCCAACCGATGCAGTCACGGATGATCCGCGCTTGGTAAGTACCCTGGCTGGCGGTTAGATGGAGTGCGCTCTGACACCATGTTTGGCAGCATGCTACCAAGGGGCTTTCGTCTGTAGTCCACCCGCTAGTCGAGCAGTCCCTTCGTAAGACGCCTCTAGTGCCGACTGAAGATTCGACGGCTCTGATTAGGGATGAGGAGATTGATGGGATTTCAGTTTCACGAGAGCCGGTTGTCAATTTGCCCTTCTCACCACCAGCGCAAATCGAAGTAGCTACTTCCAGAGCACTGTCACCTCCGTCTGAGAACACCGACTCCGCTGCAACTTTGATTGAACTGTCAGTTCCATCAGAATATCAAGGACCCTCGATGCCGTTGGCCGCACCGATGGAACGAGGTGCTTCTTCAGCGCTGCCATCTCAATCGGAGAACGAGGCAGCGGTCGAAGTGGCCGAGGGCCCCGTGGAGATGAGAGAATTCTCTGTCAAGCAGGACAAGGGGAAAGAACGGGCAGCCTCACCTCCAGCGCCAGTGGAACGAAGAGTGTCTGTCTCTTTGTCACCTCAGAGATCGGGTAGCTTACTCCACGTACCCAGCATGACTTTAACATCTCTCTCTGGAGCTGGCATGATCTCCTTGCCTAGCTCGCCTAATATCACACCTAACTCTGAATCAAAAGCTGGTAGAATTCCTGCAGCTCAAAGCGCAGAGAGCGATGACTACCCGAAAATCTCAAACGGCCTACGTACCACATACCGCAAAGGGGTGCCTCCATACAAGCCACGAATACAATTACCGAAGGTAACAAGCATGTCCGGGTACCGTCGTTTCGTCACGAAGTATGCAGGAGAACCGCTCTATCAGCTCAGCGAGACCATTCCTTATGTGCTTGGGCCATCGGCACTCATCGAGCGTCTACATTTCCTCGTCGAAAAGAAGATCCCACTACCAGATGAGGTTAGACAGTTAGTGGTCAGGAATGGGCTTGACTTGGCTTCGCTTTTTGAACATGATTTGGCCTTGTTCAACGTTCTGGGTTGCCTCTGGGATGATTAGGAACCTCCAGTCTACAAAAACATTGGGTGGATTGCGCAAGACCTCTCGACGAAAGTGACACACGAAGCGGCCTACACCGACCAACGGCTAGAGCTCTACTTCCTCAGGCGTCACATGGTGGTGCATCGACGAGCATGCAACATACTCGAGTTGATAGAGCACACGAAACGATGGCGCACACTACCAAACCCTGCTAACGTCCTCGGCGACGATGGAGCCAAGACACCGTGGAGCCAAATTGTGTACCAACTTCGACTGCTCGAAGTCGACGTTACAAAGATTGATCTGGCAATTTACGATGAGCTGAGGGATAGTGAGGGTAACGCATTAACTGCCCTACTTTTCAGAATGCAACAATGGCAGAAGAGCGGCGAGCTTGAGCGGCGCTTCACGAAGTGGATGGAAGAGGGAATGAAAGCGTTCGAGAACGATGCCAAAGAGCAATCGAATGGTGCCTCCGCACTGAGCTCCTCTCCTTCTCAATCTCGAGATGGAAGAGGTGACCAAGAGATGTCGAGACAATCGGCCAAGAGCGCAGCGCAGGCAGGGGAGGCTCGACGAGTCGAGCAGATGCAGCTTCAAACGCAAGCCAAGGGGAGTCTCGAGTGGTTGCGGGATTTTAAGACAGGTGGAAGAGCGATCAAGCGCTGCTTCAGATATCCGGCCTGGCGATACATTATCTACATCGTCCTGCTTGCAGTCGGCCTTGGCGGTTGGGCGTACAGTCAGATGAGAAGCAAGGAGTGTGGCGGTGTGTGTTCAAATCAGACCTAGTTGCTGTTGTAAGAAGCTCAGCTCGAGACAAGCGAACAATGCGTCCTCTCTTTGGGTTTGGTAGAAAAATGCACCTCTTGAGCGAACCCTCCGAGGCTGTCCTTTCATGGCGCTAAAACCAGCCCCACCATGAGATCCAGAAGCCTCGCCTGCAAAACCTCAATTTTCCACATTACCATGACACCTCGCAATGCTCGACTAATACCAACGGAAGGGCGCTCCCTTGTGGAAGAACAGGCTAGTATCCCTTCGCATCCGCGCGGATGGTCGGCACGTCAACGGCGGCTTAGCTCGATGCGTTAATCGCGGCAGACGGCGACGCAGCCGTGCTTCATCGGCGATCCCATTGTCGCAAGGCAGGCCAATACCGGTAGTGGAGAATGCGCAATTCCCGTCTCGCGGAAATCACGTCCGGTCAAAACAACGCGCTTGCGACCTCGTGTGAACAAAGGGATGATGCCTGGAGCGAGCATAAGGAACGATAAACAACTTCAGTCAAGTTGTCATGCCGGAATTGGTAGACTATCGAAATCACAAAGGTCCAAACTCTGGGCAAATTCGCTTGCTAAGCCCAAGTCAAATTACCGCTTTGGTCAGAGTGAGACGATTGTCACGCCATTATCACGCTGGACCTCAACGGCACGGTCCCGCGAAAACCGTCAGCTTTACACGTGCGGAGCAAAACCACGACGCACGAGAGCATCCGCCCACGCGCCCCATTTTACCAGATCCGAGAGGTCCTCGCCAGCCCTACAGACGTTTTTGTTTTTGGAACTACGGTACGGCGGGACCGCCCGCTTAGCCTGGTGTCAGAGCTTGTTACCCATCACCCCATGACGACTCGGTTCACGGCATGAAGACACAACGAAGGACGACCGTCCGAGGCCAGCGAACCGCTCTGCAGAATGAACATTGTACATCCTGATTGCGTTGTAAAAGTGCGGTGTGTGTGTGACAGGGTCACCAAGCGGAGCTGAGAGCTGCGTTCCTGATCGGCGTCATATTCCGTTGATCGACTCGAGGAATTGACTGTCCGGAGCAAAAACCGGCGAATTACATAAGAGCACAGCAGCCACTCGCTTACTCGCGACCCTTCTGTACAAACGACAGGTTTCTTAGGAGACTCTAGGTCTGCCGTAGGGTCCGATTAGCACCGTCAGTTCCTGGAAATCCATCCGTTTGCGACGCTTAGACATTCGTGGCTGAAGAGGCTCAAGTTTTGCTGTGATCTAGCCACAAATGAATGCCCAGTGGATGCTCTAAAACCGAGTGCTCGACAAATTGTCGAGTGACCCAAGTCCTTGGCTTTTCCTGTGCCGCAGCTCTGGTTTCGGCGAACCGGCATGTCAGAGTCGGCGCGCGCATGTGCCACGCATGTATACGAATCAACGGCGCACGGGAGGCAGGCCCCACTGCACAAGAGAACAGCTGCCCCTCCAAGCGGACAGTACCGATGTGAGCAGTTAATGGTTCGACAATCGCATACTTCTGAAGCATTTGGATGCTTACTGAGGAAACAAGGATCCCACCTAGTCGAACAACGTACGGGGAACGCGGAAATGGGAGGATGGGCCTTCCATCTTAGCACAGGAGGATGAATGGATCAACGGCGGAATTGCGGTTTTAAGCCTCTACCGCATGCTCCTCGACTATCCTACCCTGAAGTTCGCAAGCGAGACGCAACAAGCTCGGAAAGCGGAGCTTCTCGCTCTCGGCCACATGTTCCAAGCATGGCCATCGCCCAGTTCGGTTCCTGACAGCTCGGAAATCGTCGATACATATACGAAGGAGGGTCGTGTCGCCACCACCATAAAGCAAGGTCCTACCGTGAGCCTACTAAATCATCATCACCCGTCAGCCTTCTTTATACTTAGCCTTCGGGCAGGTCACTACACACATTCCCACCGAACCATCAAACCATTGATCTATACAACCTTTTCAGCGATATCGGCAATGAGCTATCCCGGCTACCCGAACGTAGCCAACCCCGACTACTCCCCACCACAGGAGATGCTGTGCTATCCAGATCAGTTTGGAAGTGCGTACCTCGGGGACAACTATAGTACATCTCCCGAATACTCGCTCGATTCTTTCTTCGATCAGGCCCTCGCATCGACCGACATTTCGACGACCTTCCCATCCAAGGAGCAGGGCCCGTTCAACACCACATTTGGAACAACTGGCGTCGCGACATCGAGCAATACCGCCAGCTCGTACTCGACATCGCGACACCCATCCGATGCCGCACCGTTTGGTAAGCTCGAACAACTTTCGTTCAGCTTTTGCTTCGACCCGAGGTCAACCGAGCCGTTCGAGACAGCCTGTTTCTCCCCAAACACCCACATCTCTTCCAGGACCCCTTCCCTCTGCGGCGACGCATCGGAAAAGGCCTCATCACCCTCCCTCTCGCCTCGCAACCTAAAGCGCGAATCCCCTTCGTCCCCTGACTCGGCCCCAGAAGAATCCACTCAGAAACGGCCTCAACGGAAGCGAGGCCGACCACGACTCGATCGCACCGAAAACGTGTCCAGCACATCTTCGCCATCGTCCAAGAGCCAAAAGACTGGGCGCCTGCCGCACAACCAGGTCGAGCGCAAATACCGCGAGGGCCTTAATGCCGAGCTGGAGAGACTCAGACGAGCGGTGCCATCCCTGCCCCAGAGCGATGAGGCTGGAGCTATGGGCCAGCCCAAGCCAAGCAAGGCCATGGTACTCGCCAGCGCCATCGAGTACATACGAAAAATCGAAGCAGAACGAGACGCGCTGAAGCTAGAAAATGCGAGGCTGCGAAACGCTGCAGCGAGTGGACAGACGATCAGAAACTGGAAGGTCGAGGATGAGTCACTCCAGGAGTTTCTGACTGACCCTTGAGGGTTACGAGAATTTG
Above is a genomic segment from Ascochyta rabiei chromosome 10, complete sequence containing:
- a CDS encoding Esa1p-associated factor, which produces MAPAPAAEASYRKDEKVFCFHHELLYEAKVTDVKPNEGDDKKTGFQYKVHYKGWKNTWDDWVPEDRLRKLTSENRELANNLRHEMLQAQRAARAQPPPTKKKAQGSTRGSEERQTSVSAPPRGQKRMRDQDLEKEVFQNKRAVRIYMPDRLKSLLVDDWENITKNLQLVQLPASKPAAVILDEYFASATSTGNRNSTETDILEEVVQGLKEYFNRSLGRLLLYRFEREQFYDITTQIEQPTNDLAGKSLADIYGGEHLLRLFVSMPELIAQTNMDIQAVNRLREELSGMTTWLSKEPQVNAFFSSVYESPGQAYIDKVKSSI